Proteins from a single region of Streptomyces sp. HUAS 15-9:
- a CDS encoding P-II family nitrogen regulator: MKLITAVVKPHRLDEIKEALQAFGVHGLTVTEASGYGRQRGHTEVYRGAEYTVDLVPKIRIEVLAEDDDAEQLIEVVVKAARTGKIGDGKVWSLPVETAVRVRTGERGPDAL; the protein is encoded by the coding sequence ATGAAGCTCATCACCGCCGTCGTGAAGCCCCACCGGCTCGACGAGATCAAGGAGGCCCTTCAGGCCTTCGGCGTCCACGGACTGACGGTCACCGAGGCGAGCGGTTACGGTCGTCAGAGAGGACACACCGAGGTCTACCGCGGTGCCGAGTACACGGTCGACCTGGTCCCCAAGATCCGTATCGAGGTGCTGGCCGAGGACGACGACGCCGAGCAGCTGATCGAGGTCGTCGTCAAGGCGGCCCGTACGGGAAAGATCGGTGACGGCAAGGTCTGGTCCCTGCCGGTCGAGACGGCCGTCCGGGTACGGACCGGCGAGCGCGGCCCGGACGCGCTCTGA
- a CDS encoding ammonium transporter yields the protein MNVGDTGFVLISAALVMVMTPGLALFYGGMVRTKSTLNMLMMSFVSLGIVSVLWVLFGHSLTFSGDVGGFVGNLDLIGLKGVHGDTLMENFAGRKIPLFAFSLFQMLFAVITPALMSGALADRVKFSSWMVFIGLWVTVVYFPVAHWVWGGGWLAKLDPAVIDFAGGTAVHINAGAGALAAVLVLGKRVGFKKDPMRPHNLPLVLIGTALLWFGWFGFNAGSELAADGTAANMALNTQVATGAAMLGWLAYERIRHGAFTTLGACSGAVAGLVAITPSGGNVNVFGALLIGVVAGAFCSWAVSLKFKLGYDDSLDVVGVHMVGGVIGTLMVGFLATGGAGGWKQFGSQAIGAFSVMGYTFVVTLILAFLIQKTIGFRATEEDEVTGLDQTAHAETAYDYSGAGGGLSGVAAASVPTAETKKVDA from the coding sequence TTGAATGTTGGAGATACCGGATTCGTACTGATCAGCGCCGCGCTGGTCATGGTGATGACGCCGGGCCTCGCCCTCTTCTATGGAGGCATGGTCCGCACCAAGAGCACGCTGAACATGCTCATGATGTCCTTCGTAAGCCTCGGCATCGTCAGCGTGCTCTGGGTGCTGTTCGGACACTCGCTGACCTTCAGCGGCGACGTCGGAGGTTTTGTAGGCAACCTCGACCTCATCGGGTTGAAGGGTGTCCACGGCGACACCCTGATGGAGAACTTCGCCGGCCGTAAGATCCCGCTGTTCGCCTTCTCGCTGTTCCAGATGCTGTTCGCGGTCATCACTCCGGCCCTGATGAGCGGTGCGCTCGCCGACCGGGTGAAGTTCAGCTCGTGGATGGTCTTCATCGGCCTGTGGGTCACCGTGGTGTACTTCCCGGTCGCCCACTGGGTCTGGGGCGGCGGCTGGCTCGCCAAGCTGGACCCGGCGGTCATCGACTTCGCCGGCGGTACCGCGGTGCACATCAACGCCGGTGCCGGCGCTCTGGCAGCGGTCCTGGTGCTCGGCAAGCGGGTCGGCTTCAAGAAGGACCCGATGCGGCCCCACAACCTGCCGCTGGTTCTGATCGGCACCGCTCTGCTGTGGTTCGGCTGGTTCGGCTTCAACGCGGGCTCCGAGCTCGCGGCTGACGGCACTGCCGCCAACATGGCCCTGAACACCCAGGTCGCCACGGGTGCGGCCATGCTCGGCTGGCTGGCCTACGAGCGCATCCGCCACGGAGCCTTCACCACGCTCGGTGCCTGCTCCGGAGCCGTGGCCGGCCTGGTCGCGATCACCCCGTCCGGCGGCAACGTCAACGTGTTCGGCGCACTCCTGATCGGCGTGGTCGCGGGAGCGTTCTGCTCCTGGGCGGTCAGTCTCAAGTTCAAGCTGGGCTACGACGACTCCCTGGACGTCGTCGGCGTCCACATGGTCGGCGGCGTGATCGGCACGCTCATGGTCGGATTCCTCGCGACCGGCGGGGCCGGCGGATGGAAGCAGTTCGGCTCCCAGGCCATCGGCGCCTTCTCGGTCATGGGCTACACCTTCGTGGTGACCCTCATCCTGGCCTTCCTGATCCAGAAGACGATCGGGTTCCGGGCCACTGAGGAGGACGAGGTCACGGGTCTCGACCAGACGGCCCACGCCGAAACCGCGTACGACTACAGCGGGGCAGGAGGCGGGCTCTCCGGCGTCGCCGCGGCTTCCGTTCCCACCGCCGAGACCAAGAAGGTGGACGCATGA